A genomic window from bacterium includes:
- a CDS encoding cytochrome c3 family protein, whose product MRKTVLTAIVLASLLISATVCAGAQFKVLAPAEESFIGMDQILIIGKVEGFNEAKMVEISSNGKAMGFAPLQNGNFTFKAVLADGRHEITLAAPGIDRKTIKIFVGKQKGYRYHIETDMGYCVNCHPKAGANVFEVQPMQGDLCKECHDPVGTKEIVHGPVAAGSCTPCHDPHGSRYDKFLVAVGKELCLVCHSQNLSKRHIEERQNSDCVKCHDPHSSTKEYHLR is encoded by the coding sequence ATGAGAAAGACCGTTTTAACAGCAATTGTACTCGCCTCCTTACTGATCTCCGCCACCGTCTGCGCAGGGGCTCAGTTCAAGGTTCTGGCGCCGGCGGAGGAATCCTTCATCGGGATGGACCAGATCCTGATCATCGGTAAGGTGGAAGGTTTCAACGAGGCAAAGATGGTGGAGATCTCCAGCAACGGCAAGGCCATGGGGTTCGCGCCTCTTCAGAACGGAAACTTCACCTTCAAGGCTGTGCTCGCCGATGGGCGTCATGAGATCACCCTGGCTGCACCGGGGATAGATCGAAAAACCATCAAGATATTCGTTGGAAAACAGAAGGGCTACAGGTACCATATTGAAACCGACATGGGATACTGTGTCAACTGCCATCCTAAAGCCGGGGCCAATGTATTCGAAGTTCAGCCCATGCAGGGTGATCTGTGCAAAGAGTGCCACGACCCTGTGGGTACGAAGGAGATCGTCCACGGTCCTGTGGCTGCCGGTTCGTGTACGCCGTGCCACGATCCCCACGGATCCCGATATGATAAATTCCTGGTGGCCGTTGGCAAGGAGCTTTGTCTCGTCTGCCATAGCCAGAACCTCAGCAAGAGACACATTGAGGAGAGACAGAATTCCGACTGTGTGAAGTGCCACGATCCGCACAGCTCGACAAAAGAGTACCATTTGCGTTAA
- a CDS encoding redoxin domain-containing protein, producing the protein MNSVFFRRVFHRSLIVLPLIVFMTFSVSGAAAAFKNIKVGDQALPVQLEDLEGQEHSLAKYRESKAILLFFWATWSQRSLTELADLKKFNAEYGDKGLQILAVNVENQAMDDEDLVQIRKVLEENEIDYPILIDKGLTTYNEWGVIATPTTAIISSDGVVTFDLSSYPSSAYLDMEQGIQKALGLYVEEEADASVEPSYVPNRTALLHVGMGKRHAEKGFMTKALPELEKAAVADSGWAEPHMYMGFVHFRMGDGEKAGASLEKAAQLDPQRLEITWLRAWLLTSEEKVDDAIALLLGNEPVEPPGGEPEETAGEGPAPADRDNSQAASPVSSAASDTATAGTPMPAAEGAGDEPLDLSEVIALKDAGKQDEAAKALEELLAGKLSEAGFTMKKKTKMSAKEKMQLMMQKNQGQ; encoded by the coding sequence ATGAACAGCGTCTTTTTCCGTAGAGTTTTCCACCGCAGCCTTATCGTTTTACCCCTTATCGTGTTTATGACCTTTTCGGTCTCGGGGGCAGCCGCTGCTTTCAAGAATATCAAGGTCGGCGATCAGGCCCTGCCCGTCCAACTGGAAGACCTCGAGGGGCAGGAGCATTCCCTGGCAAAGTACAGGGAGTCTAAAGCGATCCTCCTTTTCTTCTGGGCCACATGGAGCCAGAGGTCTCTCACAGAGCTTGCTGATCTCAAGAAGTTCAATGCCGAGTACGGTGATAAGGGCCTTCAGATCCTGGCTGTCAACGTAGAGAACCAGGCCATGGACGATGAGGATCTGGTGCAGATACGGAAAGTTCTCGAGGAAAATGAGATCGACTACCCGATCCTCATCGACAAGGGTTTGACGACTTATAACGAGTGGGGGGTCATTGCCACCCCGACGACAGCCATCATCAGCAGCGATGGTGTGGTGACCTTTGATCTTTCCAGCTATCCTTCAAGCGCCTACCTTGACATGGAACAGGGCATACAGAAGGCCCTTGGTCTTTATGTGGAGGAGGAAGCAGATGCATCTGTTGAACCTTCCTATGTGCCGAACCGGACTGCTCTTCTGCATGTAGGGATGGGAAAACGTCACGCCGAGAAGGGTTTCATGACCAAGGCTCTTCCGGAGCTTGAAAAGGCAGCTGTTGCCGATTCCGGGTGGGCAGAGCCTCACATGTACATGGGCTTCGTCCACTTCAGGATGGGAGACGGTGAAAAGGCGGGCGCAAGCCTTGAAAAAGCGGCCCAGCTTGACCCCCAGCGGCTTGAGATCACATGGCTTCGCGCCTGGCTCCTCACATCTGAAGAAAAGGTTGACGATGCAATAGCTTTATTGCTAGGTAATGAACCTGTCGAACCGCCAGGTGGTGAACCTGAGGAAACAGCTGGTGAAGGTCCAGCTCCGGCTGACCGGGATAACTCCCAGGCTGCTTCGCCGGTGAGCTCCGCTGCCTCGGATACAGCCACAGCTGGAACTCCCATGCCGGCCGCGGAGGGGGCAGGGGATGAGCCTCTCGATCTTTCAGAGGTTATCGCTCTTAAGGATGCCGGGAAGCAGGATGAGGCCGCAAAAGCTCTGGAAGAGCTGCTGGCCGGAAAACTCAGCGAGGCCGGTTTTACAATGAAGAAGAAAACGAAGATGAGCGCCAAGGAAAAAATGCAGCTCATGATGCAGAAAAATCAGGGACAATAG
- a CDS encoding tetratricopeptide repeat protein: MKSRSIGRSFLVVTRERILASAIAVGLIMGMFFVTPGNGSAFRNLEKGKPAPDFTLQDMKDIDHTFASEKGKVLILSFVKVDQDRSVKTLNALEEVNGIFKDDGVTVWGITSQTEDKAAIQGLIEKLDLHYPILLDEGQKLYGEFGLFTFPSTMVVDQKGNYVHEYTSYSNDFQDTIVNDIKVLLGIISAEESAKAGQKTEIVEQSQEEKDAERNLQMAKVLLKRGFGTKALPKLEQALELNPALIEARLLSGEIYLKDEQYDKAKEQFEKVFETDPNSNEARVGIASVYIAEGNLDEAEAQLQKAITLNPDPTLALYRLGQVYEAKGDVQKAMETYRNALERLMKKSGK, translated from the coding sequence ATGAAAAGTAGATCCATCGGCAGGTCATTTCTGGTGGTGACCAGGGAGCGGATACTGGCATCGGCAATAGCTGTAGGTCTGATCATGGGGATGTTTTTCGTAACGCCGGGTAATGGATCGGCGTTCAGAAACCTGGAAAAGGGGAAGCCCGCTCCTGATTTTACCCTCCAGGACATGAAGGATATAGACCATACCTTTGCTTCTGAAAAGGGAAAGGTCCTCATACTGAGTTTTGTCAAGGTGGATCAGGACCGGTCGGTGAAAACCCTCAACGCCCTGGAAGAGGTTAACGGGATTTTCAAGGACGACGGCGTGACAGTCTGGGGAATTACGAGCCAGACCGAGGACAAGGCTGCCATTCAGGGCCTCATTGAGAAGCTGGATCTCCATTACCCCATCCTCCTCGATGAGGGGCAGAAGCTTTACGGCGAGTTCGGGTTGTTCACCTTCCCCTCCACCATGGTGGTTGACCAGAAGGGGAACTATGTTCACGAATACACCTCTTACAGCAACGATTTTCAGGATACGATCGTAAACGACATCAAGGTCCTGCTCGGTATCATCAGCGCAGAGGAATCCGCCAAGGCCGGTCAAAAAACGGAGATCGTAGAGCAGTCACAAGAGGAGAAAGACGCGGAAAGAAACCTGCAGATGGCCAAAGTTCTTCTTAAGCGGGGTTTTGGTACCAAGGCGCTCCCCAAGCTGGAGCAGGCTCTGGAGCTTAACCCCGCCCTCATCGAGGCAAGGCTGCTTTCCGGGGAGATTTATCTGAAGGACGAGCAGTACGACAAGGCCAAAGAGCAGTTCGAGAAGGTTTTTGAGACAGACCCCAACTCCAACGAAGCAAGGGTGGGAATAGCGTCTGTCTACATAGCGGAAGGTAACCTGGACGAGGCCGAGGCTCAGCTCCAGAAGGCCATTACCCTGAACCCGGATCCGACGCTGGCTCTTTACCGATTAGGTCAGGTCTACGAGGCAAAGGGCGATGTTCAAAAGGCAATGGAAACATACAGGAACGCTCTGGAACGACTGATGAAAAAGTCGGGGAAATAA